The genomic DNA ACATACTCATTCGCGGATTGGTGGATGAAGTTGTTAAGTTGCTGAAACGCGGTTCCAGTGATAATGCTACCGAGAAAGACATTAATGAACTGAAATATGTAATATCTCGTCGCTGATCTCCTCTCCAAAGCCGATATCGAGCTTAGCCCTTCGAACTTAGACATTGTCATAAGTATAGAAggaagaaatatgagaaatatcTTCAATGCAATTCCCGGAAGAAATCCTTGGATAAACGACTTAACACCTTTCCTACGAAAAACAACAATCCACCAAAAGATTAGTCAagaaaaacaaatcataaacaaaagaaaagaaaagaaaataagcaATTTacttacatttcaattattggTCTTAGGAATGGTAAAGCTTTCTCAATTCCCTCTATGTTTGCTAGAGATTGAACAAATGCAATGGGGATCATGAAAAAGAATGTAAGGAAAAAGAAAGCAACAGCTATAATAAGTTTCCTAATGGATAATGAAACATATGGAATGGCTAAGTTATTCCAATAAACATCTCGCGGTTCTGGAGCCCATTCGGTTAGCCAGAAACTCGGGTTTCTCGTTTGTTGAGTCTGCGCACAAACTGCAGCACCCCATCTTGTTTTGAATGAAACGAATGCTGCTGGCATTATGTATTTTGGATTCCCAATTATCCTCTCCCTTTCTTCTGATatctataaaaacaaaaaccaaGAACAGCTCTTTCAATTCCAATCATCCTCTCCCAATTGTCCTTAACATTGTAAGATTAAAAACAGAGATACAAGAATTTTACTTCTTTTGACAATTTCTCAATTGCTGTTGAATAGAAATCGATCGCGTCCACTCTTTTCCCTAAAAGTCCAAGAGTCCCCATCTGCGCAATCAAttgaaaaaatgtttatttgtgAAGATAGGATTGGTTAGTGGTTAGTTACTACCTTCTTGAATGGGCGTTTGGCATGATTTCTAGAGTATCGAAGTTGGTAATAATCGAGCCAATTCTGCGTTTCCTTTTTCTTCTCTACCAATTCAGACAATCTATTAGCATTATATACAACCTGCATACAAAACATTCATAGTTTATATagtctaatgattttatttatttgttttcaaaaactttacaCAAATCAACAGACCTGATGTGTGAGGTAATAATCGGGATGATTAACCAAGAAGAAATGTTCAACTAGCTgatcaaccgattcatcaggaTCAATTGGCACGTTTCTAACTAAAACCTACACAAAAAACATATTCAATTAACTAAACAAGCCAAGGGattacaacaacaacaacaacaacaacaacaataaagaaacaaaaacatACTGTAAATTGATCAGGGCGCCTGTTCTCGGCTGCAAGGAAATGCAGACGCATGGATTGAACAGTTTCATACTCTTTCTTCAACACATAACATGTCCAGAATGTAAAAGCATAAGCCATTACCAAATGAGTCCAGAATCTAAACcaacaacaaacaaacaaacaaacaaacaaacaagacaagaattaaactaaatgattCAATTCTTTCTTAAGAAGATCATCAGACATTCATACCTGTTTGATGCAACAGGAATATTGGAAATTGATAGCTTATCAATATTACTGTAAGTCAAATTTGACTTCTCCAAAGTTACATTTGTATAATTAATAGGTACCATGATTGTAAAAGCCAAGAATGCAATAGGGACAAAGATTTTCAACCTGCATTTAATTTCcaataacaaaaacccaaaatCAAAGGCTGAAAACTAAGAGAATACATAAAATTCAGATATGAAATTACCCAGTCAAGTAAATTCGAAGATAAACAGCTGAATCTAATCCAGCATGATCAATAAGTTCAGGTTCGGGCATACGAAGAGCGGCTGGCATCCAATTCAAGAACCTCAAATATGATCTGAAATCTAAGTTAACAATTTTCTGTGCAAATGCATTTGAGAGTCCAGCTGTACTATTTCTTAAACCCTTTAGATACCATTTTGGAAAATAGACTCGATCGTTAATGGGTTGTATTCTTAACACAGCAAATGCCACAAGGAAAGCAAATGCACTAAGTATATTGATTGCTGCTGCAACCATTATATCATTAAGGGACGCCATTAAAGCTCTGTTTTTTCCTGcaatttaattcataaacatcTATTATGAAGCTTCATCAATAGACATAGAAAAAGAGAGATAAAGAATCATACCCAGGTCGaagatcttcttcttcttctcaagtAAAAAGCTCAAGTTTTTACCATAACCCAGATGATGTCTTCTGATATTCTTTTGGAAAATTTCGTCTCactgagagaagaagat from Impatiens glandulifera chromosome 9, dImpGla2.1, whole genome shotgun sequence includes the following:
- the LOC124914446 gene encoding CSC1-like protein At3g21620; its protein translation is MASLNDIMVAAAINILSAFAFLVAFAVLRIQPINDRVYFPKWYLKGLRNSTAGLSNAFAQKIVNLDFRSYLRFLNWMPAALRMPEPELIDHAGLDSAVYLRIYLTGLKIFVPIAFLAFTIMVPINYTNVTLEKSNLTYSNIDKLSISNIPVASNRFWTHLVMAYAFTFWTCYVLKKEYETVQSMRLHFLAAENRRPDQFTVLVRNVPIDPDESVDQLVEHFFLVNHPDYYLTHQVVYNANRLSELVEKKKETQNWLDYYQLRYSRNHAKRPFKKMGTLGLLGKRVDAIDFYSTAIEKLSKEISEERERIIGNPKYIMPAAFVSFKTRWGAAVCAQTQQTRNPSFWLTEWAPEPRDVYWNNLAIPYVSLSIRKLIIAVAFFFLTFFFMIPIAFVQSLANIEGIEKALPFLRPIIEMKGVKSFIQGFLPGIALKIFLIFLPSILMTMSKFEGLSSISALERRSATRYYIFQFINVFLGSIITGTAFQQLNNFIHQSANDIPVTIGTSIPMKATFFITYIMVDGWAGVAGEILRLKPLIFYHLKSFFLVKTEQDRDEAMDPGSISFNTGEPQIQLYFLLGLVYAVVTPILLPFIIVFFAFAFVVYRHQIINVYNQQYESAAAFWPDVHGRIITALVVSQLLLMGLLSSKEAAQSTPLLITLPVLTIWFHIFCKGRYEPAFVRYPLQEAMMKDTLERTKEPNLNLKEYLQNTYMHPVFKGEEKDDNSSAGSDDWDLEPALVPTSRRPSQSKLSCSSRSLLPEVRDIP